A window of Streptomyces broussonetiae genomic DNA:
CAACGACTACGCCTACCAGGCTCGGGCCGCCGCCGAGGTGGTGTCCCTCACCGGGGACGACGTGTATCTCGCCGCGCTGCCCGCCGAGTCCAACCTCGCCTTCGGCTGCCCCGGCATCGTCGGCACCCTCTGTGCCGGTGGCACCGTCGTCCTGGCCGGGAACCCCGAACCCGCCGTGTGCCTTCCGGTCATCGGGCGAGAGCGGGTCACCGTCACGTCGGTGCCCTCCGCCGTCGCCCGCCTCTGGCTCGACGCACTTCCCACGGCCCGGGCCGACGTGAGCAGTCTGCGGCTCCTGCAGGTCGGCGGCGCGCCGTTGCGCCGGGCGGCCACCGTGACGGCAGGTCCCGCACAGGGCTGTCGCCTGCAGCAGGTCTTCGGCGGGGCCGAGGGGCCGCTCACTGTGACCCGGCCTGCCGATCCGGACGAGACCGTGCTGACCACCCAGGGCCGTCCGCTCTCGCCCGACGACGAGATCCGCATCGTCGACGCCGACGGCAAGGACGTGCCCGACGGAGAGCCCGGCGAACTCCTCGCCCGCGGCCCGTACACGCCGCGGGGCTACTACCGTGCGCCGGACCACAACGCACGCTCCTTCACCACCGACGGGTACCTCCGCACCGGCGACCTCGTGCGGCGCACCCCGGACGGCAACCTGGTGGTGGCCGGCCGTCTCCGCGACGCCTGGACGTCCGGTGGCCGGGATCGGCCGGGCCCCGGACCAGGGCCTCGCGGGTGTAGACGCCGGTGACCCGGCCGCCGTCGTAGATGCAGATGTAGTGGTTCGGCATGAGGCGGTGGTTGCCGGAACGGATCTCCCGGTTCCCGGACGTGGTCATGTGTATCTGGAGGGTGCCGTCGATCGCACCCTTGATGGTGCCGAGGCCCTTGCAGAACGGGTTGGAGGCATGCATGACCATCCGGACGTCGACGTAGTTCCCGCCGGATCCGAGCTTCTTGACGCTCATGTACTTGTCGCTCGCCGTCTTGGTGGCGACGAGCCTGTGGTCCGACTTGCGGTACACATGGCCGGCGTGGCGTTCGTGCTGCTGGCACTCCTTCTCGACGTGGCCGTCAGCACCGTCCGGGGAGGAGCGGAAGCCGCCCTGCTGTGGATCTGGGCGGTCTTCTCGGGATATGTGCCGTTCGTGTTCCTCCTCGGCCGGTACGCCTGGCGCAAGACCCTCCGCTGACTCCCGCCGGGCGGGGCACGGCGCCCTGCCCGCCGTGCTCGGCGGGCCTGTCGGTCATCGAGTTCATCACGACTGCCGTCACCTGTGCTCAACCCCTTGACGGACGTCGCTCACGCGGTTTAACTCACGTCGTAAATTAAGCCATGAGGAGCCTTCGGGAGTCGCG
This region includes:
- a CDS encoding (2,3-dihydroxybenzoyl)adenylate synthase, coding for MASLLDGCTPWPEEFADRYWAAGHWRGRTLDNLLRDAALQYGPRTALVHGETRITYANLNRRVDRTAAGFRLRGLRPGQRVVVQLPNVPEFVVTVFALMRAGAVPVLCPLSHRAPEVSHIVRVTEAVGYVGPSTYQGFDHTAMAADLAAQGPFLRRVFTYEAPGTASPYGGLSTDPSGCHYFPLGSIDAPPERPLAQSAGQVAFFLLSAGSTTAPRLVPRTHNDYAYQARAAAEVVSLTGDDVYLAALPAESNLAFGCPGIVGTLCAGGTVVLAGNPEPAVCLPVIGRERVTVTSVPSAVARLWLDALPTARADVSSLRLLQVGGAPLRRAATVTAGPAQGCRLQQVFGGAEGPLTVTRPADPDETVLTTQGRPLSPDDEIRIVDADGKDVPDGEPGELLARGPYTPRGYYRAPDHNARSFTTDGYLRTGDLVRRTPDGNLVVAGRLRDAWTSGGRDRPGPGPGPRGCRRR